In Apium graveolens cultivar Ventura chromosome 10, ASM990537v1, whole genome shotgun sequence, the following are encoded in one genomic region:
- the LOC141691574 gene encoding secreted RxLR effector protein 161-like, translating to MEECKPVSTTAEPSIKLRVDSTRESVNPTLFKSLVGSLRYLTFTRPNIMYAVGLVSRYMEKPKQDHFMAAKRILRYIKGTLDHGLFYSHSQNTKLVGYSDSDYGGDLDDGKSNSGYAFHIGSGIFSWSSKKQQTVALSTCEAEYIAAAACACQAMWLDYILGELNLVKEDPVITFVDNKSAISLAKNPMSHSGTSTSI from the coding sequence ATGGAGGAATGCAAGCCAGTAAGCACAACAGCAGAACCGAGTATAAAGCTCAGAGTTGATTCAACAAGGGAGTCGGTAAATCCGACGTTGTTCAAAAGTTTGGTTGGAAGTCTGAGGTACCTCACTTTTACTCGTCCAAATATAATGTATGCAGTTGGATTGGTTAGTAGGTATATGGAAAAACCGAAACAAGATCACTTCATGGCAGCTAAAAGAATTTTGAGATACATTAAAGGTACACTTGATCATGGATTATTTTATTCTCATTCTCAAAATACAAAATTAGTTGGCTACTCAGACAGTGATTATGGTGGTGATTTGGATGACGGGAAAAGCAATTCAGGATATGCTTTTCATATCGGTTCAGGGATATTTTCATGGTCCTCAAAGAAGCAACAAACAGTTGCTCTCTCAACATGTGAGGCAGAATACATCGCAGCAGCAGCATGCGCATGTCAGGCTATGTGGCTAGACTACATATTAGGCGAGTTAAATCTTGTCAAGGAAGATCCAGTTATAACTTTTGTGGATAACAAATCCGCAATTTCACTTGCGAAAAATCCAATGTCACACAGCGGAACAAGCACATCAAtataa
- the LOC141692954 gene encoding ubiquitin-ribosomal protein eL40y fusion protein-like isoform X2 translates to MSKIQIFVKSLNSKTISLGVGSSDSVEYVKKLIAEESGDMEEMRLVFAGQELEDDSTVGDYQIQNESTLDVLVRLRGGKGGPPQRIDPNLILLAQKYNQKKMICRKCYARLDIRAKNCRKKKCGHSNQLRPKSVLDSKGSG, encoded by the exons ATGAGTAAGATTCAAATTTTCGTAAAATCATTGAATAGCAAGACGATCTCACTCGGTGTTGGCTCGAGTGACTCGGTTGAGTATGTGAAAAAGCTGATTGCTGAGGAGAGTGGTG ACATGGAGGAGATGAGGCTTGTTTTTGCTGGACAAGAGCTTGAGGATGATAGTACTGTTGGTGATTATCAGATCCAGAATG AATCGACACTGGATGTGCTTGTGAGGTTGAGAGGTGGAAAGGGAGGACCTCCTCAGAGGATTGATCCGAATTTGATTCTGTTGGCTCAAAAGTATAATCAGAAGAAGATGATATGCAGGAA ATGTTATGCACGTTTGGACATTCGTGCTAAGAATTGCAGGAAGAAGAAGTGTGGACatagcaatcag TTGAGGCCGAAGTCTGTTCTGGATTCCAAGGGTTCGGGCTAA
- the LOC141692954 gene encoding ubiquitin-ribosomal protein eL40y fusion protein-like isoform X1 translates to MSKIQIFVKSLNSKTISLGVGSSDSVEYVKKLIAEESGAGADMEEMRLVFAGQELEDDSTVGDYQIQNESTLDVLVRLRGGKGGPPQRIDPNLILLAQKYNQKKMICRKCYARLDIRAKNCRKKKCGHSNQLRPKSVLDSKGSG, encoded by the exons ATGAGTAAGATTCAAATTTTCGTAAAATCATTGAATAGCAAGACGATCTCACTCGGTGTTGGCTCGAGTGACTCGGTTGAGTATGTGAAAAAGCTGATTGCTGAGGAGAGTGGTG CTGGTGCAGACATGGAGGAGATGAGGCTTGTTTTTGCTGGACAAGAGCTTGAGGATGATAGTACTGTTGGTGATTATCAGATCCAGAATG AATCGACACTGGATGTGCTTGTGAGGTTGAGAGGTGGAAAGGGAGGACCTCCTCAGAGGATTGATCCGAATTTGATTCTGTTGGCTCAAAAGTATAATCAGAAGAAGATGATATGCAGGAA ATGTTATGCACGTTTGGACATTCGTGCTAAGAATTGCAGGAAGAAGAAGTGTGGACatagcaatcag TTGAGGCCGAAGTCTGTTCTGGATTCCAAGGGTTCGGGCTAA